The Janthinobacterium lividum genome has a window encoding:
- the lpdA gene encoding dihydrolipoyl dehydrogenase, giving the protein MSTVEVKVPNIGDFKEVEVIELMVKVGDTIKVDQSLITVESDKASMEIPSTHAGVVKEVKVKVGDKIAEGSALLVVEASEGAAAATPAAAPAPVAAPAAAPAAPVAAIPAGNYSGQVDIDVDMMVLGGGPGGYSAAFRAADLGMSTVIVERYATLGGVCLNVGCIPSKALLHVASVIDETAHMSNTGVTFAKPTIDIDQVRKYKEGVISNMTGGLAGMAKARKTQIVTGVGQFLSANHIEVTAADGSKKVVQFKQAIIAAGSSVVKLPFVPEDPRIVDSTGALELRQIPKRMLVIGGGIIGLEMATVYSTFGARIDVVEMMDGLMQGADRDAVKVWQKFNEKRFDNIMTKTKTVAVEALPEGIKVTFEAAEAGATAPAPQVYDLVLVAVGRSPNGKKLAADKAGVQVTDRGFINVDSQMRTNVPNIFAIGDLVGQPMLAHKAVHEAHVAAEAASGQKSHFDVKVIPSVAYTDPEVAWAGITEDEAKAKGIKVEKGHFPWAASGRAVANGRAEGFTKLLFDAETHRIIGGTIVGTHAGDMIGEIALAIEMGCDGTDIGKTIHPHPTLGESIGMAAEVYEGVCTDLPPPRKR; this is encoded by the coding sequence ATGAGCACAGTAGAGGTAAAAGTACCGAATATCGGAGACTTCAAGGAAGTCGAAGTCATCGAACTGATGGTCAAGGTGGGCGATACCATCAAGGTGGATCAGTCCTTGATCACGGTCGAATCGGACAAGGCCAGCATGGAGATTCCTTCGACCCACGCGGGCGTCGTCAAGGAAGTCAAGGTCAAGGTTGGCGACAAGATCGCCGAAGGCAGCGCGCTGCTGGTGGTGGAAGCTTCTGAAGGCGCGGCTGCTGCTACGCCAGCGGCTGCTCCTGCACCAGTTGCAGCACCTGCTGCAGCACCAGCGGCACCTGTCGCCGCCATCCCGGCCGGCAATTACAGTGGCCAGGTCGACATCGACGTCGACATGATGGTATTGGGCGGTGGTCCCGGCGGCTATTCGGCGGCGTTCCGCGCGGCCGACCTGGGCATGTCGACGGTCATCGTCGAGCGCTACGCCACCCTGGGCGGCGTGTGCCTGAACGTGGGCTGCATCCCGTCGAAGGCGCTGCTGCATGTTGCTTCCGTCATCGATGAAACGGCGCACATGTCCAACACGGGCGTGACGTTTGCCAAGCCGACGATCGACATCGACCAGGTACGCAAGTACAAGGAAGGCGTCATTTCGAACATGACGGGCGGCCTGGCCGGCATGGCCAAGGCGCGCAAGACGCAAATCGTCACCGGCGTGGGCCAGTTCCTCTCCGCGAACCACATCGAAGTGACGGCAGCTGACGGCTCCAAAAAAGTCGTGCAGTTCAAGCAAGCCATCATCGCCGCCGGTTCGTCCGTGGTGAAACTGCCCTTCGTGCCGGAAGACCCGCGCATCGTCGATTCGACGGGTGCGCTGGAATTGCGCCAGATCCCGAAACGCATGCTGGTCATCGGCGGTGGCATCATCGGCCTGGAAATGGCGACCGTGTATTCCACGTTTGGCGCGCGCATCGACGTGGTCGAAATGATGGATGGCCTGATGCAGGGCGCGGACCGCGACGCCGTCAAGGTGTGGCAGAAGTTCAATGAAAAACGCTTCGACAACATCATGACCAAGACCAAGACGGTGGCCGTCGAGGCACTGCCGGAAGGCATCAAAGTCACGTTCGAAGCAGCCGAAGCGGGTGCCACGGCGCCGGCGCCGCAAGTCTACGACCTGGTGCTCGTCGCCGTGGGCCGCAGCCCGAACGGCAAGAAGCTGGCGGCCGACAAGGCCGGCGTGCAGGTCACCGACCGCGGCTTCATCAACGTCGACAGCCAGATGCGCACCAACGTGCCGAACATCTTCGCCATCGGCGACCTGGTGGGCCAGCCGATGCTGGCGCACAAGGCCGTGCATGAAGCCCACGTGGCAGCGGAAGCGGCTTCCGGCCAGAAGTCGCACTTCGACGTCAAGGTGATTCCATCGGTCGCCTACACGGATCCGGAAGTGGCATGGGCCGGCATCACGGAAGACGAAGCAAAAGCCAAGGGCATCAAGGTCGAGAAGGGCCACTTCCCCTGGGCAGCTTCCGGCCGCGCCGTGGCCAACGGCCGCGCCGAGGGTTTCACCAAGCTGCTGTTCGACGCGGAAACGCACCGTATCATCGGCGGCACCATCGTCGGCACGCATGCGGGCGACATGATCGGTGAAATCGCGCTGGCCATCGAAATGGGCTGCGACGGCACCGACATCGGCAAGACCATCCATCCGCATCCAACCCTGGGCGAGTCGATCGGTATGGCTGCTGAAGTGTACGAAGGCGTGTGTACGGACTTGCCGCCACCACGTAAGCGCTGA
- a CDS encoding TetR/AcrR family transcriptional regulator: MSDPGLSDTLPTDTESDADTDAQELSCCGKPAGRPRAADMEARMENLLHTAGCLFLEKGYGKVSLEMIAREAHVAVRTIYVKFGGKSGLFNAVVELRRAAYFSTMPALETDMRPLPTILGEFGLLFVQLVTMPAAIRLNRMVVAEAATHPELAETFYKVGPGQTREMLTKFFSRPDIAPLFRAELTASMLALHLLNCLLGDQMSRLLFPPQAQPDVAQLRAKVAVSLDLFLRGTLRQPLAD, encoded by the coding sequence ATGTCCGATCCCGGCCTCAGCGATACCTTGCCTACCGATACAGAATCCGACGCCGACACCGACGCCCAGGAGCTTTCCTGCTGCGGCAAGCCAGCTGGCCGCCCGCGCGCGGCCGACATGGAAGCGCGCATGGAAAACCTGCTGCACACGGCCGGCTGCCTGTTTCTGGAAAAAGGGTATGGAAAGGTGAGCCTGGAAATGATCGCCCGCGAAGCCCATGTGGCCGTGCGCACGATTTATGTGAAATTTGGCGGCAAGTCGGGCTTGTTCAATGCCGTGGTGGAACTGCGCCGCGCCGCCTACTTCTCGACCATGCCGGCGCTGGAAACGGATATGCGGCCCCTGCCCACCATCTTGGGCGAGTTCGGCCTGCTGTTCGTGCAGCTTGTCACCATGCCGGCGGCGATACGCCTGAATCGCATGGTGGTGGCCGAAGCGGCCACGCACCCGGAACTGGCGGAAACTTTTTACAAGGTGGGACCGGGACAGACGCGCGAGATGCTGACCAAGTTTTTCAGCCGGCCCGACATCGCACCGCTGTTTCGCGCGGAGTTGACGGCGTCGATGCTGGCGCTGCATCTGCTCAATTGCCTGCTCGGAGATCAGATGTCGCGCCTGCTGTTTCCACCACAGGCCCAACCGGACGTGGCGCAATTGCGCGCCAAGGTGGCGGTCAGTCTCGACCTGTTCCTGCGCGGCACCCTGCGCCAGCCACTCGCGGACTGA
- a CDS encoding HlyD family secretion protein translates to MSNQPGQAEHKVLTAVPPAAAAAPSTPAASASSAAPNNRVKIIAGLIVLVALGAGARMWYRSHYFVETENAYVAGHVHPVSARISGVVTKVFIDDNQVVKEGDVIAELDPFDQRVKTEQIAAQIASAEQQVLQSDAQIAQVQAQASAAQAQVAQADAQLLRAKQDADRYGQLYTSQMKAVSKAELDAANAARSSAVADLAARRDSASAAKAQIGAAQAARDVAKAQVAVLRVQLKDAEQQLQYNRILAPVAGRIGKRNVETGMRVQPGQQLTAIVQDNVWVTANFKETQLADLHRGQSVHVSIDAMPGKKLVGTVDSFAPASGAQFALLPADNATGNFTKIVQRVPVKIVFQPEDIKAMNGRLVPGMSVIAEVEVNQPASAQDKAEAPRHAAAPAAQSAAR, encoded by the coding sequence ATGTCCAACCAGCCAGGCCAAGCAGAGCACAAGGTGCTGACCGCCGTCCCACCCGCGGCCGCTGCCGCACCTTCCACGCCCGCCGCTTCCGCCAGCTCCGCAGCACCGAATAATCGCGTGAAAATCATCGCCGGTCTGATCGTGCTCGTCGCGCTGGGCGCCGGTGCGCGCATGTGGTACCGCAGCCACTATTTCGTGGAAACGGAAAACGCCTATGTGGCCGGCCACGTGCATCCTGTCTCGGCACGCATTTCCGGCGTCGTCACCAAGGTCTTCATCGATGACAATCAGGTCGTGAAAGAGGGCGACGTGATCGCCGAACTCGATCCCTTCGACCAGCGCGTGAAAACCGAGCAGATCGCCGCGCAGATCGCCAGCGCCGAGCAGCAAGTGCTGCAATCGGACGCGCAGATCGCGCAAGTGCAGGCGCAAGCGAGCGCCGCCCAGGCGCAAGTGGCGCAAGCCGATGCGCAATTGCTGCGCGCAAAACAGGATGCGGACCGTTATGGCCAGCTGTACACGAGCCAGATGAAAGCCGTCTCGAAGGCGGAACTCGATGCGGCCAATGCGGCCCGCTCGAGCGCCGTGGCCGACCTGGCCGCCCGCCGCGACAGCGCTTCGGCCGCCAAGGCGCAGATCGGTGCCGCCCAGGCCGCGCGCGACGTGGCCAAGGCGCAAGTGGCCGTGCTGCGCGTGCAATTGAAGGACGCGGAACAGCAGCTGCAATACAACCGCATCCTGGCGCCCGTCGCCGGCCGCATCGGCAAGCGCAACGTGGAAACGGGCATGCGCGTGCAGCCTGGCCAGCAACTGACGGCCATCGTGCAAGACAACGTCTGGGTCACCGCCAACTTCAAGGAAACCCAATTGGCCGACCTGCACCGCGGCCAGAGCGTGCACGTGAGCATCGACGCCATGCCGGGCAAGAAACTGGTGGGTACCGTGGACAGCTTCGCTCCTGCCTCGGGCGCGCAATTCGCCCTGCTGCCAGCCGATAACGCGACCGGCAACTTTACCAAGATCGTCCAGCGCGTGCCCGTCAAGATCGTCTTCCAGCCGGAAGACATCAAGGCCATGAATGGCCGCCTGGTGCCGGGCATGTCGGTGATCGCCGAAGTGGAAGTGAACCAGCCCGCGTCGGCCCAGGACAAGGCCGAGGCACCACGCCACGCCGCCGCGCCAGCCGCACAGAGCGCCGCCCGCTAA
- a CDS encoding DHA2 family efflux MFS transporter permease subunit produces the protein MSSLSTTPAASPAFPVISEKVSGRTWLAVAAGMLGAFMAVLDIQITNSSLKDILGSLSATQEEGSWISTAYLVAEIIVIPLTALLARVFGLRTYMIGTTAFFLLFSTLCGAAWNLESMIVFRMLQGFTGGALIPMAFTLVMLKLPPSKRAVGMAIFGLTATLAPAMGPTLGGYLSELYGWPSIFYINWVPGVLLIAGMIYGLDKEPMKLEMFWKADWLGIFFMALGLGCLTIFLEEGNSKDWFDSGFIIAFAALALTGLLGWVVTSATRAEPFVNLALYGQRNFLVATVLSAVTGMGLYGSAFLLPLFLGQIAGYSPMQIGEVIMWVGLPQLFIMPFVAKLSSVVDNRILCSFGLLLFGGSCMMNAYMDASTGYDQLLWSQVVRALGQPFVMLTLSNFAMKGIAPKDMASASSLFNMTRNLGGSIGIALLATALSTREHFHSQRLGEAINAYSSATQLRIDQLTSSFMAKGYDAVTAGNQALQAIDGIVRREAYVMAYNDGFFLVGAILLACIVPLWLADKLKAPGGGGGGH, from the coding sequence ATGAGCAGCCTTTCCACCACACCGGCGGCATCGCCGGCGTTCCCCGTGATTAGCGAGAAAGTCTCCGGGCGCACCTGGCTGGCGGTCGCCGCCGGCATGCTGGGCGCCTTCATGGCGGTGCTCGACATCCAGATCACCAACTCTTCGCTCAAGGATATCCTTGGCTCGCTGTCGGCCACCCAGGAAGAGGGCTCGTGGATTTCCACGGCCTACCTGGTGGCGGAAATCATCGTCATTCCCCTCACCGCGCTGCTGGCGCGCGTGTTCGGTCTGCGCACCTACATGATAGGCACCACCGCTTTCTTCCTGCTGTTCTCCACCCTGTGCGGGGCGGCCTGGAACCTGGAAAGCATGATCGTCTTCCGCATGCTGCAAGGGTTCACCGGCGGCGCACTGATCCCGATGGCGTTCACCCTGGTGATGCTCAAGCTGCCGCCATCGAAGCGCGCCGTCGGCATGGCTATTTTCGGCCTGACGGCGACCCTGGCGCCGGCCATGGGCCCGACCTTGGGCGGCTATCTCTCCGAGCTGTATGGCTGGCCGTCGATCTTTTACATCAACTGGGTGCCTGGCGTGCTGCTGATCGCCGGCATGATCTATGGCCTGGACAAGGAGCCGATGAAGCTCGAGATGTTCTGGAAAGCCGATTGGCTGGGCATCTTCTTCATGGCTCTGGGCTTGGGCTGCCTGACCATCTTCCTGGAAGAGGGCAACTCGAAGGATTGGTTCGACTCCGGTTTCATCATTGCCTTTGCCGCGCTGGCCCTGACGGGCCTCCTGGGCTGGGTCGTTACCAGCGCCACGCGCGCCGAGCCGTTCGTCAACCTGGCCTTGTACGGCCAGCGCAATTTTCTGGTGGCCACCGTGCTGTCGGCCGTGACGGGCATGGGCCTGTATGGCTCGGCCTTTTTGCTGCCCCTGTTCCTGGGCCAGATCGCCGGCTACTCGCCGATGCAGATCGGTGAAGTCATCATGTGGGTGGGCTTGCCGCAGCTGTTCATCATGCCGTTTGTCGCCAAGCTGTCGTCCGTGGTGGATAACCGCATCCTGTGCTCGTTCGGCCTGTTGCTGTTTGGCGGCTCGTGCATGATGAATGCCTACATGGACGCTTCCACCGGCTACGACCAGCTGCTGTGGTCGCAGGTGGTGCGCGCGCTGGGTCAGCCCTTCGTCATGCTGACCCTGTCGAATTTCGCCATGAAAGGCATCGCGCCGAAGGACATGGCGTCCGCTTCGAGCCTGTTCAACATGACGCGCAACCTGGGCGGCTCGATCGGCATCGCCCTGCTGGCCACGGCCCTGAGCACCCGCGAGCACTTCCACTCGCAGCGCCTGGGTGAAGCGATCAATGCGTATTCCAGCGCCACCCAGCTCCGCATCGACCAGCTGACGTCCTCGTTTATGGCCAAGGGCTATGACGCCGTCACGGCCGGCAACCAGGCCTTGCAGGCAATCGACGGCATCGTGCGCCGCGAGGCGTATGTGATGGCTTACAACGATGGCTTCTTCCTCGTCGGCGCCATCCTGCTGGCCTGCATCGTGCCCCTGTGGCTGGCCGACAAACTCAAAGCTCCCGGTGGCGGTGGCGGCGGTCATTGA
- a CDS encoding efflux transporter outer membrane subunit, translated as MQTVLTKIALAASLAVALSACGTVGQDFTAPANVAGIDNGVFRHGAAAADAAQLPKQWWSIYGDATLDRLEQSALQDNPGVKAAGERLLQALAQSGTARASQGPSVNVSTGISNSRTSANNSQGLAQGGRSISGNNFSAGATLSYEVDLLGRVKRMVEAADSQALAAQADRDGVLLMLSAQVASNYWQLRGLDAEMAILNGALDTRRESAQLVEARFNAGLTNELDLARAKVELSNAKADLHEVKRQRNQLENSLATLTGKPPSALQLPVAAEPSSLPLPPSIPVGLPASLLAHRPDLVSSVAGLRAANAQVGVAEGAFYPSLQLTGNFGYASEKLRDLAQGGSRQFSFGPLALSLPIFDGGRNQANLDLSKARYAEAVANHETKLLTALREVEDALSDVEQRQLQGDAQALSQAAAARAYLVARTRYERGISTYLDVTDAQRSSLAADRAAAQIKTQRLLATVAVARSLGAGWQPDGELAKLAKAN; from the coding sequence ATGCAAACAGTATTGACGAAAATCGCGCTGGCCGCTTCCCTTGCCGTGGCGCTGTCCGCCTGCGGCACCGTGGGCCAGGATTTCACCGCCCCGGCGAATGTGGCCGGCATCGACAACGGTGTTTTCCGCCACGGCGCGGCTGCGGCGGATGCCGCGCAACTGCCGAAGCAGTGGTGGAGCATCTACGGCGACGCGACCCTGGACCGGCTCGAACAAAGCGCGCTGCAGGACAATCCCGGCGTGAAGGCGGCCGGCGAACGATTGCTGCAGGCATTGGCGCAAAGCGGCACGGCGCGCGCCAGCCAGGGCCCGAGCGTGAACGTCAGCACGGGCATCTCGAACTCGCGCACCTCGGCCAACAACTCGCAGGGCCTGGCCCAGGGCGGCCGCTCGATCAGCGGCAATAATTTCTCGGCGGGCGCTACGCTGTCGTATGAAGTCGATCTGCTGGGCCGCGTGAAACGCATGGTCGAAGCGGCCGATTCGCAGGCACTGGCCGCGCAGGCCGACCGCGACGGCGTGCTGCTGATGCTGTCGGCGCAAGTGGCCAGCAATTACTGGCAGCTGCGAGGGCTCGACGCGGAAATGGCCATCCTGAATGGTGCGTTGGACACGCGCCGCGAGTCGGCGCAGCTGGTCGAGGCCCGCTTCAATGCGGGCCTGACGAATGAGCTGGACCTGGCGCGCGCGAAAGTCGAACTGTCGAACGCGAAGGCCGACCTGCATGAAGTCAAGCGCCAGCGCAACCAGCTGGAAAACAGCCTGGCCACCCTGACTGGCAAGCCGCCGTCGGCGCTGCAATTGCCGGTGGCCGCCGAGCCTTCCAGCTTGCCGCTGCCGCCAAGTATCCCTGTCGGCCTGCCTGCCAGCCTGCTGGCGCACCGCCCGGACCTGGTCTCCAGCGTGGCGGGCCTGCGCGCGGCGAATGCGCAAGTGGGCGTGGCTGAAGGCGCGTTTTATCCGTCGCTGCAATTGACGGGCAATTTCGGCTACGCCTCGGAAAAGCTGCGCGACCTGGCGCAGGGCGGCTCGCGCCAGTTCAGCTTTGGTCCGCTGGCCCTGTCCCTGCCGATCTTCGATGGTGGCCGCAACCAGGCCAACCTAGACCTGTCCAAGGCGCGCTATGCGGAAGCCGTGGCGAATCACGAAACCAAGCTGCTGACGGCCTTGCGCGAAGTGGAAGACGCATTATCTGACGTGGAGCAGCGCCAGTTGCAGGGCGATGCACAGGCCCTGTCGCAGGCAGCGGCGGCGCGCGCCTACCTGGTGGCGCGCACGCGCTACGAGCGCGGCATCTCGACCTATCTGGACGTCACCGATGCCCAGCGCAGCTCGCTGGCAGCGGACCGCGCCGCCGCGCAGATCAAGACCCAGCGTTTGCTGGCGACCGTCGCCGTGGCCCGCTCTTTAGGTGCCGGCTGGCAGCCGGACGGCGAGCTGGCGAAGCTGGCGAAGGCCAACTAA
- a CDS encoding short chain dehydrogenase, with protein sequence MKIVIIGASGTIGTAVAAQLAQRHEIIEVGSRSGTHQADMGDIAQVRALFKRIGKVDAVVVTAGKLHFGPLADFTPEQFQLGLDSKLMGQVNVALVAQEYLNDGGSITLTSGIVAEQPIRFGAAASMTNAAVEGFVRGAAIELQRGVRINVVSPTVLAESLEAYGPFFYGFEPAAASRVALAYSRSVEGAQTGQVYKVW encoded by the coding sequence ATGAAAATCGTCATCATCGGCGCCAGCGGCACCATCGGCACGGCCGTCGCCGCCCAACTGGCGCAACGCCATGAAATCATCGAAGTGGGCAGCCGCAGCGGCACGCACCAGGCCGACATGGGCGACATCGCGCAAGTGCGCGCCCTGTTCAAGCGCATCGGCAAGGTCGACGCTGTCGTCGTCACGGCAGGCAAGCTGCATTTCGGCCCCCTGGCCGACTTCACGCCCGAGCAATTCCAGCTGGGCCTGGACAGCAAGTTGATGGGCCAGGTCAACGTGGCGCTGGTGGCGCAGGAATACCTGAACGACGGCGGTTCGATCACGCTCACGAGCGGCATTGTGGCCGAGCAGCCTATCCGCTTCGGCGCGGCCGCCAGCATGACGAATGCGGCCGTGGAAGGTTTTGTGCGGGGCGCCGCCATCGAGTTGCAGCGCGGCGTGCGCATCAATGTCGTCAGCCCCACGGTCCTGGCCGAATCGCTGGAAGCGTATGGCCCCTTCTTCTACGGCTTCGAACCGGCCGCCGCCAGCCGCGTGGCGCTCGCTTACAGCCGCAGCGTGGAAGGGGCGCAGACGGGGCAGGTGTACAAGGTCTGGTAA
- a CDS encoding BON domain-containing protein: protein MNKMIALMLAASASALLAATPAYAQDASYKSLTDKATADYKQAKAACDAKSGNAKKVCVEESKVARTKAESDAVAQYRNTPRELGKARKDVANAEYDLAKVKCGDRTGADKTTCMNDAKAAKTAALADANSGARAGTNVAQNPPAMTKENCDDMDATAKAACVTRNAASSTKVAVEDSVITTKIKADLVKDNDLKALDVHVETVNGVVMLSGFVPSQAQVKKAADLARGVEGVTDVKNGLKVK, encoded by the coding sequence ATGAACAAAATGATTGCACTCATGCTGGCAGCCAGTGCCAGCGCCCTGCTTGCCGCCACACCCGCGTATGCACAGGATGCCTCGTACAAAAGTTTGACGGACAAGGCCACGGCCGACTACAAACAGGCCAAGGCCGCCTGCGATGCCAAGAGCGGCAACGCGAAAAAAGTCTGCGTGGAAGAGTCCAAGGTGGCGCGCACCAAGGCCGAATCGGATGCCGTGGCGCAGTACCGCAACACGCCGCGCGAACTGGGCAAGGCCCGCAAGGATGTTGCCAATGCCGAGTATGACCTGGCCAAGGTCAAATGCGGCGACCGCACGGGCGCCGACAAGACCACATGCATGAACGATGCCAAGGCGGCGAAAACGGCCGCGCTGGCTGACGCCAACTCGGGCGCCAGGGCTGGCACCAATGTGGCGCAAAATCCTCCTGCCATGACGAAAGAAAACTGCGACGACATGGACGCGACGGCCAAGGCCGCCTGCGTAACGCGCAATGCTGCCAGCAGCACCAAGGTGGCAGTGGAAGACTCCGTCATCACCACCAAGATCAAGGCCGACCTCGTCAAGGACAATGACTTGAAAGCGCTCGATGTCCATGTGGAGACCGTGAATGGCGTCGTCATGCTCAGCGGTTTCGTGCCCTCCCAGGCGCAAGTGAAAAAAGCCGCCGACCTGGCCCGCGGCGTGGAGGGCGTGACGGATGTGAAGAATGGCTTGAAGGTGAAGTAA
- a CDS encoding MFS transporter — protein sequence MLSLSFSQWLERRGVHFAWVIVAITFLTALTSSAALGLPGALMQPLSREFGWDAEQISSALAVRFVLFGLMGPFAAILMERFGLRNVICVALGLIAAGMLLATRMTQFWHLVALWGILLGLGSGMTALVLSAVVANRWFETHRGLVVGVLTASSATGQLLFLPVGAWLIEHFGWRTAVLPVFAACAIVAVLAFLCMRNRPQDLALRPYGADPATPLAAPPAATMTFATPFLILRSVAANRTFWILFGTFFICGLSTNGLIQTHFISLCGDSGLSAVPAASVLAMMGAFDLFGTILSGWLSDRYDNRKLLFWYYGLRGLSLFWLPYSEFTLYGLSLFAMFYGLDWIATVPPTVKLVGATFGRERAGMVFGWIFAGHQLGAAVAAYGAGRIRTLMLTYNPALFAAGAACLVAALMVLAIQRQKAAVVAAQPA from the coding sequence ATGCTTTCCCTATCTTTTTCGCAATGGCTGGAGCGGCGCGGCGTGCACTTTGCCTGGGTCATCGTCGCCATCACCTTCCTCACGGCCTTGACGTCGTCGGCCGCGCTGGGCTTGCCAGGCGCGCTGATGCAGCCCCTGAGCCGCGAGTTCGGCTGGGATGCCGAGCAGATTTCCTCGGCGCTGGCCGTGCGCTTCGTGCTGTTCGGTTTGATGGGGCCGTTTGCCGCCATCCTGATGGAGCGCTTCGGCTTGCGCAATGTCATCTGCGTGGCTCTGGGGCTGATCGCTGCCGGCATGCTGCTGGCCACGCGCATGACGCAGTTCTGGCACCTGGTGGCCCTGTGGGGCATCCTGCTGGGGCTGGGCTCGGGCATGACGGCGCTGGTCTTGAGCGCCGTGGTGGCCAACCGCTGGTTCGAGACGCACCGGGGCCTGGTGGTGGGCGTGCTGACGGCCAGCTCGGCCACGGGCCAACTGCTGTTCCTGCCCGTGGGCGCCTGGCTGATCGAGCACTTCGGCTGGCGCACGGCAGTCCTGCCCGTGTTTGCCGCCTGCGCCATCGTCGCCGTGCTGGCCTTCTTGTGCATGCGCAACCGTCCGCAGGACCTGGCCTTGCGTCCCTATGGCGCCGACCCGGCCACGCCCCTGGCGGCGCCGCCGGCGGCGACAATGACGTTTGCCACGCCTTTTTTGATCTTGCGCAGCGTGGCGGCCAATCGCACCTTCTGGATACTCTTTGGCACGTTTTTCATCTGCGGCCTCAGCACCAATGGCCTGATCCAGACGCACTTCATTTCCCTGTGCGGCGATTCGGGCCTGTCCGCCGTGCCGGCCGCGTCCGTGCTGGCCATGATGGGCGCCTTCGACCTGTTCGGCACGATCTTGTCCGGCTGGTTGTCGGACCGCTATGACAACCGCAAATTGCTGTTCTGGTACTACGGCTTGCGGGGCTTGTCCCTGTTCTGGTTGCCGTATTCGGAATTCACCTTGTACGGCCTGTCGCTGTTCGCCATGTTCTACGGCCTGGACTGGATCGCCACCGTGCCGCCCACCGTGAAACTGGTGGGGGCCACGTTTGGCCGGGAGCGGGCGGGCATGGTGTTTGGCTGGATATTCGCCGGCCACCAGCTGGGCGCCGCCGTGGCCGCCTATGGCGCAGGCCGCATCCGTACCCTGATGCTGACCTACAACCCGGCCCTGTTCGCCGCCGGCGCCGCTTGCCTCGTCGCCGCGCTGATGGTGCTGGCGATCCAGCGCCAGAAAGCTGCCGTGGTGGCCGCCCAGCCTGCATGA